In one window of Mesorhizobium sp. B2-1-1 DNA:
- a CDS encoding ABC transporter ATP-binding protein, producing the protein MAQVAISKVAKAFGTVKVLHEVSVDISDGQFVVLVGPSGCGKSTLLRMVAGLETVSGGTIAIGDRVVNHLPPAKRDIAMVFQNYALYPHKTVEQNMAFALKLRKTDPAVVAERVKRAADILDLNPYLKRYPRQLSGGQRQRVAMGRAIVRNPQVFLFDEPLSNLDAKLRVQMRTEIKELHQRLKTTTIYVTHDQIEAMTMADKIVVMRDGRIEQVGAPLELFDRPANLFVAGFIGSPSMNLLKGVARKGGVDIAGALFPVAPGNAVEEGRAVVYGVRPEHLEIHADGVPAKISVVEPTGSETLVFLRFGDGEMVALFRERHDFKPGDTLKLRPRLDHIHLFDAETGKRL; encoded by the coding sequence ATGGCTCAAGTCGCGATCAGCAAAGTGGCCAAGGCGTTTGGAACCGTCAAGGTTCTGCACGAAGTCAGCGTCGATATATCTGACGGCCAATTCGTGGTGCTGGTCGGTCCTTCGGGTTGCGGCAAGTCCACGCTGCTGAGAATGGTGGCGGGGCTGGAGACCGTCTCCGGCGGCACGATCGCCATCGGCGACCGTGTGGTCAACCACTTGCCGCCGGCCAAGCGCGACATCGCGATGGTGTTCCAGAACTATGCGCTCTATCCGCACAAGACAGTCGAGCAGAACATGGCCTTTGCGCTCAAGCTGCGCAAAACCGATCCAGCCGTGGTTGCCGAGCGGGTCAAGCGCGCCGCCGACATCCTCGACCTCAACCCTTATCTGAAACGCTATCCCCGGCAGCTTTCCGGCGGCCAGCGCCAGCGCGTCGCCATGGGCCGCGCCATCGTGCGCAACCCGCAGGTGTTCCTGTTTGACGAGCCGCTCTCAAATCTCGACGCCAAGCTGCGCGTGCAGATGCGCACCGAGATCAAGGAATTGCACCAGCGGCTGAAGACCACCACCATCTATGTCACGCATGATCAGATCGAAGCCATGACCATGGCCGACAAGATCGTGGTGATGCGGGACGGCCGCATTGAACAGGTCGGCGCACCGCTGGAACTGTTCGACCGGCCTGCCAACTTGTTTGTCGCCGGCTTCATTGGCTCTCCGTCGATGAACCTGCTCAAGGGCGTCGCGCGCAAGGGCGGTGTTGACATCGCCGGCGCTCTGTTCCCGGTCGCGCCCGGCAACGCCGTGGAGGAAGGGCGCGCCGTCGTCTATGGCGTGCGGCCGGAGCATCTCGAGATTCATGCCGATGGCGTGCCTGCCAAGATTTCGGTGGTCGAGCCGACTGGCTCGGAAACCCTGGTCTTCCTGCGTTTCGGGGACGGCGAGATGGTGGCGCTGTTCCGCGAACGCCACGACTTCAAGCCCGGCGATACGCTCAAGCTCAGGCCGCGGCTCGACCACATCCATCTGTTCGATGCCGAGACCGGCAAGCGTCTCTGA
- a CDS encoding RbsD/FucU family protein, giving the protein MLKGINPLLNADVLQALRAMGHGDDLIVADTNFPSDSVARQTALGRLLRIDAPAAQVVKAVLSLYPLDTFVDDSAARMEIVGKPDEIPPVQQEVQKEIDAAEGKPWPMLPVERYAFYERAKQAYCVIQTGERRFYGCFAFRKGVVPPDAE; this is encoded by the coding sequence ATGCTCAAAGGGATCAATCCGCTCCTCAATGCCGACGTGCTCCAGGCATTGCGGGCGATGGGACACGGCGACGACCTGATTGTCGCCGACACCAACTTCCCCTCCGATTCGGTGGCGCGCCAGACGGCGCTCGGGCGGCTGCTGCGCATCGACGCGCCGGCGGCGCAAGTCGTGAAGGCGGTGCTGTCGCTCTACCCGCTGGATACGTTCGTCGACGATTCGGCCGCGCGCATGGAGATCGTCGGCAAGCCGGACGAGATCCCGCCCGTCCAGCAGGAAGTGCAAAAGGAGATCGACGCCGCCGAGGGCAAGCCATGGCCGATGCTGCCGGTCGAGCGCTACGCTTTCTACGAGCGCGCCAAGCAGGCTTACTGCGTCATCCAGACCGGCGAGCGCCGTTTCTACGGCTGTTTTGCCTTCCGCAAGGGCGTGGTCCCGCCGGATGCGGAGTAG
- the rbsK gene encoding ribokinase has protein sequence MLAGKPIVILGVFVADTAYRAARQPRMGETILGTSFTLGPGGKGSNQAVAAGKLGADATFLTRLGVDAFADMAKRTWKDAGVKNAVIDTPDSYTGAAYIFVEEGTGNNAIIVSPGAAMLISPDDIEANAALIRGAGVFVTQLEQPIEAALRALEIARGAGVTTILNPAPAARLPDRIYSLCDYLTPNETETEELTGMKVASVDDARAAAGKLLEKGAGAVIVTLGEKGALLHTRDRSEHVAAVSAGPVVETTGAGDAFNGGLAAALSRGMEPLQAVRFACAVAGISVTRPGTAPSMPDLHEVEALLARG, from the coding sequence ATGCTGGCCGGCAAGCCGATCGTCATCCTCGGAGTCTTTGTCGCCGACACGGCCTATCGCGCCGCGCGGCAGCCGCGCATGGGCGAGACGATCCTCGGAACGTCCTTCACCCTCGGTCCCGGCGGCAAGGGTTCGAACCAGGCGGTTGCGGCCGGTAAGCTCGGCGCCGATGCAACCTTCCTCACGCGCCTCGGCGTCGATGCCTTCGCCGACATGGCCAAGCGCACCTGGAAGGACGCCGGCGTGAAGAATGCCGTGATCGACACGCCCGACAGCTATACGGGCGCTGCCTATATTTTCGTCGAGGAGGGCACCGGCAACAACGCCATCATCGTCAGCCCCGGCGCGGCGATGCTGATCTCGCCCGACGACATCGAGGCCAATGCCGCCCTGATTCGTGGTGCCGGCGTCTTCGTGACGCAACTCGAACAGCCCATCGAGGCGGCGCTGCGGGCGTTGGAGATCGCGCGCGGGGCAGGGGTGACGACCATCCTCAACCCGGCTCCGGCGGCCAGGCTCCCCGACCGCATCTATTCGCTCTGCGACTACCTCACGCCCAACGAGACCGAGACGGAGGAGTTGACCGGCATGAAGGTCGCCTCGGTCGATGACGCCCGCGCAGCCGCCGGCAAGCTGCTCGAAAAGGGCGCCGGCGCCGTCATCGTCACGTTGGGAGAGAAAGGCGCATTGCTGCACACGAGGGATCGGTCCGAACATGTCGCCGCCGTCAGCGCCGGCCCGGTGGTCGAGACCACGGGAGCCGGCGATGCCTTCAATGGCGGCCTGGCCGCCGCGCTGTCGCGTGGGATGGAGCCCCTGCAAGCCGTACGCTTTGCTTGCGCCGTTGCGGGCATTTCGGTGACGAGGCCAGGCACCGCGCCGTCCATGCCGGACTTGCACGAGGTCGAGGCGCTGCTGGCGAGGGGCTGA